Proteins encoded by one window of Streptomyces clavuligerus:
- a CDS encoding RNA degradosome polyphosphate kinase, which translates to MSQQPAEASVQHPQPSIGSIAAHRPHTVAATVSDLEPDLDADLDGYDEERVAPGNELPQGRFLDRERSWLAFNERVLELAEDPTTPLLERANFLAIFASNLDEFFMVRVAGLKRRIATGVATRSASGLQPREVLDLIWTRSRELMARHAATFQQDVSPALADEGVHLIRWPDLTEKEQARLFTLFRQQIFPVLTPLAVDPAHPFPYISGLSLNLAVVVRNPVSGHRHFARVKVPPLLSRFLEASPQRYVPLEDVIAAHLEELFPGMEVLAHHMFRVTRNEDLEVEEDDAENLLKALEKELMRRRFGPPVRLEVEESIDPYVLDLLVRELKISDSEVYPLPGPLDLTGLFGIAGLDRPELKYPKFIAGTHRDLAEVESASAPDIFMALRERDVLLHHPYDSFSTSVQAFLEQAAADPDVLAIKQTLYRTSGDSPIVDALIDAAESGKQVLVLVEIKARFDEQANIKWARKLEESGCHVVYGLVGLKTHCKLSLVVRQEGETLRRYSHVGTGNYHPKTARLYEDLGLLTADPQVGADLSDLFNRLSGYSRRETYRRLLVAPKSLRDGLVSRINKEAAHHRAGRPAYVRIKVNSMVDEAIIDACYRAAMAGVPVDIWVRGICAVRPGVPGLSENIRVRSVLGRFLEHSRVFAFGNGGEPEVWLGSADMMHRNLDRRIEALVRVTDPAHRAALTRLLETGMADSTSSWHLGPDGAWTRHATDPEGQPLRNVQEMLIDARRRRRAQP; encoded by the coding sequence ATGAGTCAGCAGCCTGCCGAGGCATCGGTCCAGCACCCCCAGCCGTCGATCGGCTCCATAGCCGCGCACCGACCGCACACCGTCGCCGCCACGGTCTCCGATCTGGAACCCGACCTCGACGCGGATCTCGACGGGTACGACGAGGAGCGCGTCGCGCCGGGGAACGAGCTGCCCCAGGGCCGCTTCCTGGACCGGGAACGCAGCTGGCTCGCCTTCAACGAACGGGTGCTCGAACTCGCCGAGGACCCGACCACTCCGCTGCTCGAACGCGCCAACTTCCTGGCGATCTTCGCCTCGAACCTGGACGAGTTCTTCATGGTGCGGGTCGCCGGGCTCAAGCGCCGCATCGCCACCGGCGTCGCCACCCGCTCCGCCTCCGGCCTCCAGCCCCGCGAGGTGCTGGATCTGATCTGGACCCGCTCGCGCGAGCTGATGGCCCGGCACGCCGCCACCTTCCAGCAGGACGTCTCCCCCGCCCTCGCCGACGAGGGCGTCCATCTGATCCGCTGGCCCGACCTCACCGAGAAGGAGCAGGCCCGCCTGTTCACGCTGTTCCGGCAGCAGATCTTCCCGGTGCTGACCCCGCTGGCCGTGGACCCCGCGCACCCCTTCCCGTACATCTCCGGGCTCTCCCTCAACCTCGCCGTCGTCGTCCGCAACCCGGTCAGCGGCCACCGCCACTTCGCCCGGGTGAAGGTCCCGCCGCTGCTCTCCCGCTTCCTGGAGGCGTCGCCCCAGCGGTACGTCCCGCTGGAGGACGTGATCGCGGCCCATCTGGAGGAGCTGTTCCCCGGCATGGAGGTGCTCGCGCACCACATGTTCCGTGTGACGAGGAACGAGGACCTGGAGGTCGAGGAGGACGACGCCGAGAACCTGCTGAAGGCCCTGGAGAAAGAGCTGATGCGGCGGCGCTTCGGCCCGCCGGTCCGCCTGGAGGTCGAGGAGTCCATCGACCCCTACGTCCTGGACCTGCTGGTCCGCGAGCTGAAGATCTCCGACTCCGAGGTCTATCCGCTGCCCGGCCCGCTCGACCTCACCGGCCTCTTCGGCATCGCCGGACTGGACCGGCCGGAGCTGAAGTACCCCAAGTTCATCGCGGGCACCCACCGCGACCTCGCCGAGGTCGAGTCCGCGTCCGCGCCCGACATCTTCATGGCCCTGCGCGAACGCGACGTCCTGCTGCACCACCCGTACGACAGCTTCTCCACCTCGGTGCAGGCGTTCCTGGAGCAGGCCGCCGCCGACCCCGACGTCCTCGCCATCAAACAGACCCTCTACCGCACCTCCGGCGACTCCCCCATAGTCGACGCCCTGATCGACGCCGCCGAATCCGGCAAACAGGTCCTCGTCCTGGTCGAGATCAAGGCCCGCTTCGACGAGCAGGCCAACATCAAATGGGCGCGGAAGCTGGAGGAGTCGGGCTGCCATGTCGTCTACGGCCTGGTCGGCCTGAAGACCCACTGCAAGCTCTCCCTGGTGGTGCGGCAGGAGGGCGAGACGCTGCGCCGCTACTCCCACGTCGGCACCGGCAACTACCACCCCAAGACCGCCCGGCTCTACGAGGACCTGGGGCTGCTCACCGCCGACCCGCAGGTCGGCGCGGACCTCTCCGACCTGTTCAACCGGCTGTCGGGCTACTCCCGGCGGGAGACCTACCGCCGCCTCCTCGTCGCCCCCAAGTCGCTCCGCGACGGCCTGGTCTCCCGGATCAACAAGGAGGCCGCCCACCACCGCGCCGGACGCCCCGCCTATGTCCGCATCAAGGTCAACTCCATGGTGGACGAGGCGATCATCGACGCCTGCTACCGGGCCGCGATGGCGGGGGTCCCCGTCGACATCTGGGTCCGCGGCATCTGCGCGGTGCGCCCCGGCGTCCCCGGACTCTCGGAGAACATCCGGGTCCGCTCCGTCCTCGGCCGCTTCCTTGAGCACTCCCGCGTCTTCGCCTTCGGCAACGGCGGCGAACCGGAGGTCTGGCTCGGCAGCGCCGACATGATGCACCGCAACCTCGACCGCCGTATCGAGGCACTCGTCCGGGTCACCGACCCGGCCCATCGCGCGGCACTGACCCGGCTGCTGGAGACGGGGATGGCCGACTCCACCTCCTCCTGGCATCTGGGGCCGGACGGCGCCTGGACCCGCCATGCGACCGACCCGGAGGGGCAGCCGCTGCGCAATGTCCAGGAGATGCTCATTGACGCCCGGAGGCGAAGGCGTGCACAACCCTGA
- the mshD gene encoding mycothiol synthase: MTTDAVTPGPGRQIASLDELTDVQAEAVLALLADAAASDGTQAVSEQGRLQLRGGGREGVRHFLLTVGDVLTGYAQLEDTDPVEAPAAELVVHPEHRGRGHGRALGNALLAASGKRLRVWAHGGRSAARHLAQVLGLTLFRELRQLRRPLEPLDIAEPVLPPGVTVRAFVPGQDDTAWLAVNAAAFAHHPEQGALTQRDLDDRTAEPWFDPRGFFLAERDGEIIGFHWTKVHAAERLGEVYVVGIRPDAQGGGLGKALTAIGLRHLAAEGLPTAMLYVDADNTAAVTVYERLGFRTHEIDLMYRTES, from the coding sequence ATGACGACTGACGCAGTGACCCCGGGGCCCGGCCGGCAGATCGCGAGCCTGGACGAGCTGACGGACGTGCAGGCCGAGGCGGTGCTCGCGCTGCTCGCGGACGCGGCCGCATCGGACGGGACCCAGGCCGTCTCCGAGCAGGGCCGGCTCCAGCTCCGGGGCGGCGGGCGGGAGGGCGTACGGCACTTCCTGCTCACGGTCGGGGATGTCCTGACCGGATATGCACAGCTTGAGGACACCGATCCGGTCGAGGCGCCCGCCGCCGAACTGGTGGTCCACCCCGAGCACCGGGGACGCGGCCACGGCAGGGCGCTCGGGAACGCGCTGCTCGCCGCCTCCGGCAAGCGGCTGCGGGTCTGGGCGCACGGCGGCCGGTCCGCCGCCCGCCATCTGGCGCAGGTGCTCGGTCTGACCCTCTTCCGTGAGCTGCGGCAGCTCCGCCGCCCGCTGGAGCCGCTGGACATCGCCGAGCCGGTGCTGCCGCCGGGCGTCACCGTCCGCGCCTTCGTCCCCGGGCAGGACGACACCGCCTGGCTCGCGGTGAACGCCGCCGCCTTCGCCCACCACCCCGAGCAGGGCGCCCTCACCCAGCGCGACCTCGACGACCGGACGGCCGAGCCCTGGTTCGACCCCCGGGGCTTCTTCCTCGCCGAGCGCGACGGGGAGATCATCGGCTTCCACTGGACGAAGGTGCACGCCGCCGAGCGGCTGGGCGAGGTGTATGTGGTCGGCATCCGCCCGGACGCCCAGGGCGGGGGGCTCGGCAAGGCGCTCACCGCGATCGGTCTGCGCCATCTCGCGGCCGAGGGGCTGCCCACGGCGATGCTCTACGTCGACGCCGACAACACCGCCGCCGTCACCGTGTACGAGCGGCTGGGCTTCCGCACCCACGAGATCGACCTGATGTACCGCACGGAGTCCTGA
- a CDS encoding serine hydrolase domain-containing protein, translated as MTTPAPTTRTAPGPDGAARTRTARPGTARTKAARTAVVGIAAAAVAATAFAVPAQAAGTAPGTATDTAPRHQETRRAMDAVVASGIPGVVASTRDDRTGTWAATSGVGNRVTGAPRDTRDRFRIASITKTFVATVLLQMEAEGRLSLDDTVDTHLPGVVRGNGHDGRKITVRQLLNHTSGIFDYLADPEYARTYLIGEGFLKHRYDTLPPAFHIRVAMSNPPNFAPGTTSDYSNTNYVLAGLIIEKVAGKSYEHEVRERIIEPLKLRSTSQPGNSVHMPRPSSRAYSTLYEGAPPAAAIHDATEMNGSQGWADGDIISTTGDLNRFFSALMKGRLLPKKQLDAMRTTVPMPRLGIDYGLGIYRHITNCGTQLWSHGGGIVGSLSQVFTTEDGRRQLAYNLNGDWGDNGGSIAEAEFCGRAAKGPAATGKTGRVL; from the coding sequence ATGACGACACCGGCACCCACCACCCGCACCGCCCCCGGCCCGGACGGAGCGGCCCGGACGAGGACCGCGCGCCCGGGCACCGCCCGGACGAAGGCCGCGCGGACGGCGGTCGTCGGCATCGCGGCGGCGGCCGTCGCGGCCACGGCCTTCGCCGTACCCGCCCAGGCGGCCGGCACGGCGCCCGGCACCGCCACGGACACCGCGCCCCGGCACCAGGAGACCCGGCGCGCGATGGACGCCGTCGTCGCGTCCGGCATACCCGGTGTCGTGGCGTCCACCCGTGACGACCGCACCGGCACCTGGGCCGCCACCTCCGGCGTCGGCAACCGCGTCACCGGCGCGCCGCGCGACACACGGGACCGCTTCCGGATCGCCAGCATCACCAAGACCTTCGTCGCCACCGTCCTGCTCCAGATGGAGGCGGAGGGGCGGCTCTCCCTCGACGACACCGTCGACACCCACCTCCCCGGTGTCGTCCGGGGCAACGGCCACGACGGCCGGAAGATCACCGTCCGCCAGCTCCTCAACCACACCAGCGGCATCTTCGACTATCTGGCGGACCCGGAGTACGCGCGGACGTATCTGATCGGCGAGGGCTTTCTGAAGCACCGCTACGACACCCTGCCGCCCGCGTTCCACATCCGGGTCGCGATGTCGAACCCGCCGAACTTCGCCCCCGGCACCACGTCCGACTACTCCAACACCAACTACGTCCTGGCCGGTCTGATCATCGAGAAGGTCGCCGGGAAGAGCTATGAGCACGAGGTGCGCGAGCGGATCATCGAGCCGCTGAAGCTGCGCTCCACCAGCCAGCCCGGCAACAGTGTCCATATGCCGAGGCCGAGCAGCCGCGCCTACTCGACGCTGTACGAGGGCGCGCCCCCGGCGGCGGCGATCCACGACGCGACGGAGATGAACGGCTCCCAGGGCTGGGCGGACGGGGACATCATCTCCACCACCGGCGATCTGAACCGCTTCTTCAGCGCCCTGATGAAGGGGAGGCTGCTGCCGAAGAAGCAGCTCGACGCGATGCGGACCACGGTGCCGATGCCGAGGCTCGGCATCGACTACGGCCTGGGCATCTACCGGCACATCACGAACTGCGGCACACAGCTGTGGTCCCACGGCGGCGGCATCGTCGGCTCCCTCTCCCAGGTGTTCACCACGGAGGACGGCCGCCGCCAGCTCGCCTACAACCTCAACGGCGACTGGGGCGACAACGGCGGCTCCATCGCGGAGGCCGAGTTCTGCGGCCGGGCCGCCAAGGGCCCCGCCGCCACCGGAAAGACGGGCCGCGTGCTCTGA
- a CDS encoding Uma2 family endonuclease: MSAEAVECPWDSEPEINLLDEADRLSEENPGWRVEIIGGNLTMAPSPDSRHARVLTDLMVPFIMAGLHGKETLVLQNVDIALPGGPSDYATPDLVVVDADIEDHVTEKNCHDAAIVHLAVEVTSSNYNHDLRTKVNAYAEAGIPVYLIINRKHGRVHLLTAPNGDTYESHQVYAPGQSLTLPAFVGPEGAPAVTLSVSELIRA; this comes from the coding sequence ATGTCTGCCGAAGCAGTCGAGTGCCCCTGGGACAGCGAGCCGGAAATCAACCTCCTGGACGAGGCGGACCGCCTCAGTGAGGAGAATCCCGGCTGGCGCGTCGAGATCATCGGAGGCAACCTCACCATGGCCCCGTCCCCGGACAGCCGTCACGCACGCGTTCTGACCGATCTCATGGTCCCGTTCATCATGGCGGGTCTGCACGGCAAGGAGACGTTGGTCCTCCAGAACGTCGATATCGCGCTGCCGGGCGGGCCTTCCGACTACGCCACCCCCGACCTCGTCGTCGTGGACGCCGATATCGAAGATCACGTCACGGAGAAGAACTGTCACGACGCCGCCATCGTCCATCTCGCCGTGGAAGTCACCTCCAGCAACTACAACCATGACCTGAGGACCAAGGTCAACGCCTATGCCGAGGCCGGAATCCCGGTCTATCTGATCATCAACCGCAAGCACGGCAGGGTCCATCTCCTCACCGCTCCCAACGGCGACACCTACGAAAGCCATCAGGTCTACGCCCCCGGCCAGAGCCTGACCCTCCCCGCCTTCGTCGGCCCCGAGGGCGCCCCCGCCGTCACGCTGAGTGTTTCGGAGCTGATCAGGGCCTGA